In Ammospiza nelsoni isolate bAmmNel1 chromosome 34, bAmmNel1.pri, whole genome shotgun sequence, the genomic window actgcggaGCATTGTGGAACCAATGGGCCATGGTGACACTTAGGGacttgtggaaccaagaggAACATTGTGACCCCGCAGGGTAACATGGATCCCAGGGGCCACTGCGACACTCTGGGGCCTCGTGGAACCAAGAACATCTTTCTGTTCTCTTCGAACCAAGAACATGGGGCCCAGTTGGGCCTCACGGTCCCAAGGAGccagtgtgaagcagcagggctttgtagaaccaagaggccattgctgcatttcagggcctTGTGGAGCCAAAGGGCCATTGTTATCCTGCAGGGCACTGTGGATCCATGGAGAACATTGTGGCATTGCAAGGCCCCATGGAATCAGGGAGACAATTGTAACCCTGCAGGGTCTCATGGAAGGAAGGGGCCCTTGTGACACTATGGGAAGTTCTGGAACCAAGAGAATCATTGTTGCACTACTGGGCCccaatggaaccaaggggccattggaCACAGTGGGACTCTGTGGGGCGCTGTTTAGCCATGGAGACCATTAAGATCCTTAAGGACTTGTGTAATCAAGTGGCCGTTATGACACCTGagggcctcatggaagcaaggagcCATTGTGATACTGCAGGGCCCTGTGAAACCAAGGGAACATGAAATAGGTGTGGCTGCCTTGGCTTCCCAGGTGTCACCTGACAGGTCTGCCTGACCTTGGAATGTGGAAGGCCATTTCCATCTGCCCCAGAAACATTGGGGCTctgggcttttctttttatgaaaaagaaCTGTCCATTTTTTCCAGGCATCCATGGCCAAAATTCCTATTCCACCTCCAAATATCTGTGTATTCAAGGATTGCTGCCAGACTAAAGTTGCCAGGAcagacaagtctggctggtcaTTGACTCCTGAGTGGCAGCACTCATCTATTTTCCAAACACTGgaaagggctctgtgcttttctttgtatggaaaaaaaaaatccttcttttccAGGCACAAATGTTCTAAATTAGGACTCCGCattcataatttcaaatatccaaGGGTTGCTCCAAGCaaacctgccaggacagacaggtcagGCTTGCCTTGGCCTCTGATGGCTGCCGTTCATCAGCTCCTGAAACATTGGGACTCTGtggtttccttcctatggagaccaATGTGACATTTGAGAGCCTTGTGAAatgaaggggccattgtgacactgcagagccttgtggaaccaaggatAGCACTGTGGCTCTGTTTGGCCGCATGATCCCAAGGGGCCAGTGCAAAGCAGCGGTGTGGGAGTTAGCCCAGCTGTAACTCAGAGTCAGACAGATTTTACCCTGGAAGAACTGGGTGTGAGTTTCAAGTTCTAGGAATGATTCGATTTACTTGGGTTGAGCTTGAGAGTTTTCCCATAAGCCTTTAGTGTTGTTATGCTAAGTTGTCCAAGTTCTACTCCTGTATTGGTTTATTGGTTACTTGTTTCTTCTATATGGTTATTGTTCTAGTTTTCTAGCCCCAAGTGTCTATGTTGTGACTTCCTCTTTGTCTCAGGTTTTAGGATATTGCCCCTCGTACCGTGCTCGACTTCTCcatgtttattgtttttcaccCTGTAATTAAAGTTCTTTTTGGGAAACTCCATTGAACCCactccttttcatttttgccaCCCTCGCCCTGCTGAAGTCAGGGACTCAGAGAGGTTTGTCGCAGCCACCCTTATTGTGACATTTGGCACACGAACAGGCACCATGACATTCAAGCCTCCCTGTGCCAGTCACGTCAGCTGGGGTTAGCTGATGGATAGGTCAGTGCTCCCCGGGATTTTGGATTGTGCAGGCCTGGTGGATTCATTGTTTCTTCGAGGGACCTCGGCCCGGGATCGGGAGGAGCAAAAACGGTTTCACCTGTATAGGattgcaggtgggtttggggaaatgCAAGACATTTATTGCCCATTTTGCCACTGTGTTTTTACAATATGCACCCAAGTCCCATTATTGATTTGGTGTGCTCTGGTGGCTGTTGCCCCTAAgttggagaaggagaaaaatgggcAGCCAGATGTCCAAAGTAGAAAGGAGCATATATGGATGCTTTAAGTTAATTCTAACAGATtgtgacaaaatattttcaaagaacaaattaaaatcaatcatgaggtggatcattaaaaattttccagatgcCTCTGCTGTTGAAATCCATACCGCTGAATTTTAAGACTAAGTGGGACTTAAACTGTTCAAGCTTTCGATCAAAAGGGAGCCCATTGCAGTCCACATGCTCCCCATCTTCCATAACATCCTTGAGACCCTTCACCAGCAAGCAATGTCTCAAAAACTGAATCCGTTGGTCACTCCTAACTCAGGACCTCCCCTCAAACATGCCTTTCTCAGACCTTCCACAATGGTCCAAGATGGCAACAGCCTCGTGGTCTTGGAATATCATGCCCTGGAGACTCAAGATGGAAGGAGCCTGAATGTGGCTTGGGAGCCGGATCATCCTCCCTCCATCTTGGCTCCTCCACTTCCTGCTaccacaaccttctcttctgcCCTGAATGAGCCTCCAAACTCCATCGCCACAACTGTGGGTCATGTCCCTACTGTCAATCATTCCACCTtcaccctgggctgtgcctccaGAACTCTACCCCAGAAGTCTGCCATCGTAAATCAAGACCCTTCCTCCCCAACACCTGACAAAATAGCAGTGCTCTTTGCCTCACCCTCCAGCAATAATATAACCCCGTGGTCACAGATACTAAGCCCAACTGTCACGCTATTTCTAAACCAAATGTTTCTCCTCCAAGTTCCTCCCCGGAAGACAGTTTGGATTCCCCAGAGCCACCTTTCCCCTCAACCCCAGAAGGTCCCTAGGAAAGGATTTGGAAGGAAGCAGTTAAGGAAGGACACTGGCAAATAGTCTTGAAACTCCTCGTTGCCCCGGTATGTTATGAAAGAAGGGGGCAGAATCCCAGGTGTCAGCCATTAGTTTACAGGGAAATCAAGGATCTGTGTAGGGCAGCTAAAGAGCATAGGAAAGACTTAGCTTGTTTAAATGGCCTAAAGAGGGCCATGTTTACAGCACATCATAACTCCCTatgatttaaaatgtattagGACCGTGTTGTTTTCGCCTACAGAATACAAcctgtgggaagggggatggaAGTGTTTACTAAATCAATTAATAGCAGACTATGCTAATAATGAGGCAAGGGCGGAATTGACAATCAACCATctagctggagaaggacagCAAAGCCGACTAGATGATCAAGTAGAAGGTGTCCCCAGAGAAGTATTGGATGATATCAAAGAGATGGCTTTGCAAGCTTTAATCCAGGTATCGCATCACAGGACCCCCAATTTGGACTaccttgggtggctgcagctaaagcttTAGGACAATCAGACCATCTTGGGTGCCTGTTAACTAAGCAAACCGATGTTACTCCCTCACCCTGAGCGGCCTGCTCTCAGACATAGAGACCATCAGACATGGTACCTTCCAGAACAGCGATAGAGTTTTTATTCTGGGCACATGGGCATGGCTGTGTAGACTCTGAGggcatgtgttgcatgaacctctccagctgcagcGAGTCAATCCACAAGAGCATTCAAGTACTGAATGAAGAGTTCAAGAAActtcaagtggaaaaaaaagactggTTCAATAATCTCTTCCAGTCAAACAGACTAAAGGGTTGGATAATGTCTAGCTAAAACAGGACTACTAATTTTCTTAGTGGTtgttattgtatttttaattttcccctgATTGTTTGAATGCTTTTAGAAAgtcttacaaaattctttcagttccaTATTTGTTGTAAAACAGAAAGGGGAAAGATAcccaacacaggctcctcatggactccttggaCAAGAGAATCGGAGgacaggatggcacaaaaacttCTCAGAGACTCAGTGTGGGCAAGGAAACACCTTAAAAGTCCCTAAAAGTATTCTTAAATCCATAAAGTACATTAAAAACCTTAAGTATCTAAAGccattaatgagccccactgatTTCAGTACAAAGCTGTCAAGGGACTCgttaaagcagataattggggccatgattgcacaaactTCACACAGAGtctgtatcaaaagggaaacaccaagtatcttaaaataactgaagtaaGCTGAAGTActaatgagccccactgagtgttgttactgacaaagcctctccagggaataattaaagcagataattggaggccatgattGCAGAAAgctctcagagactccaaggcaaaagccaaacccaaagtcctttcAAAAACCTGCAATCCCTGGGAGCATGAAGGAGCCCTCAGGGCCATTCCTGAGCAAGACTCCCAAGGGACTCCTTCtagcagatccttgaggccactgggatgtgggctggGGGGGtatgctgagggcaggacaaggggctgacagtgcccaacctggctggggctgtgccaggaggccccagggcctcagcacaAGGTGTCTCatcacagcccttggtggcacagaccctgctttGCCCCAGGGCACAAGGACTTGGCTactctttgtccccacctgtcatcactgcctccaattctctgctctgcctggggcctggggacactttctcagtggTATCTCccagtgggacccattaaaagtccaagaaactttggagttggattctgccttggagttctggagaggtttcttcatctccctctcagggactgatgttcatggcctgagcacaaagccccagaggctcattgaagtcctggtgctgtgtctgtgctgctgagctgggctgggctcctggcacagaggcagctcctggtaaccaagaggagcttcaaaagcacatttctcttgatgagccgctcttctgccagcccagcagggctggggcactgcctgaAGCCACccggggcacagcacagaggcccagagagcttcaatcagtcagggctgggaaggggctgagaagtgcctggggcacaatcactgccagcccttggcacaggaacctctggctgcaggacaatgcagatgcagctcctggagccatctcctGAAGCTGCAACAACCCAATGCCTACAGACTCTGTGAGTACAACTCTGGGTATTTCTGGTGCAGGGGAGGTGAAATGCTTATTAAGGTCTGACATACTGAGGGGTTCTGATCAGTCATagaatatttccaaaataatgaatttaacAAAAATGAGGACTTTTACAATAACTAAGTAGGTATTCAGTTTCCTACTATTGGAGAATGGTAGCCAAGAGGAGATAAATATTAAAGCTTGCTTATGAATTATATTAATTCTGACAAATGCCAGAAACATCTGAAGTGTTACTTTTAGTGATCAATAGGTTCACAGGAGATCCCTAATATGCTTGCAGCCACTCTGACCATGGACAGCACCAGCATCACCTTTGCTGGACCCATCAGGCTCAGTCTGAGCTGTTCTTTCTCCAAGCTGCAAATAGAACCTGCCTCCAGCCAGTGCCCTGCAAACAGGCAGGATTCTGTCAGGCCAAGGAGAGTGCACAGATATTTGGGGTCTgtgagtgctggcagggagagatcaggcacagggaaacacctgcaggagggaaatctgcaggaagcagagagaagatCAGGCAATGAGAGAAAACAATacccagagatgctgtggcagggagagtttAGAGATGCCCACAGGATCccctccagtgcagcccctccctctgaacaagccccctccctcctgtgccccagccaAGCCTCTGCCCTCAGGGCCAGGGCTCCAAGAcgtgcagcccctcctgtgcaggcagagctgcagcagaactgtggggcagctctgcagccctgggcgCAGTTCCCTCTACAGAGCgcatggagcagctctggccctgggggctctggcaggggtcacagctggctcagggtgacgctgtccccagtgcccagctctgggcaatgctgtcagtgcagccagggaaggagctgcatctcCCTTAATCCAATGCCAGCATAAGGACACTTGGAAGTCTCCCTGAGATTTCAGTCCAGGCTGGGAGCTCCAGTCCTGGCTCAAACCTGTCCTAGAGCATCTCTGAGTTATAAGATTGGCGGAGAGAGGCAGATGTGTTGTGACACTGAAAATTCTGCTGGGTTGGTGAAATGAGCAAAGAGACCCCTTGGCCACAAatgtggagctgggctgtgggggatccatctgctctcagcagtaaTTAAGGCATTTCTGGGAAAAAACATGGGAAGTTGATCACCCTCCACCTGCTAAAGTTTAAACCCCTGAGAAAATCTGAACAGATCAGAATGACAGACCACCTCCCCTTAGTCTCCACTCATCACTTTGTCTCAGAGAAATCACTGTattttccctggggacagcaaAAATGCTGAGGGTTTATGATATCCAAGAATACCAGGACAGAATGGAGGgagcttaaaaagaaaactgcagaactCTTGAACACAAAAGGAGGCCTGTGTCTGTTACAGGGGACAGTGTATGGGAAATTGATTTGATTTTGCTTACAGGTGTCTCCTCTATCTCTACAATGTCTTTTTCTCCATGAATAGGTCCTTATGCCAAGGatcagcaaatgtccaacagcagctccatcaggcacttcctgttgctggcactggcagacacgcggcagctgcagctcctgcacttctgcctcttgctgggcatctccctggctgccctcctgggcaacggcctcatcatcagcgccgtagcctgcggccaccacctgcacacgcccatgttcttcttccttcttaacctggccctcagcgacctgggcttcatctgcaccactgtccccaaagccatgcacaattccctctgggacaccaggaacatctcctacataggatgtgctgctcagctctttttctttatgttcttcATCTCAGCAGACCTTTTcctcctgaccatcatgtgctatgaccgctacgtgtccatctgcaaacccctgcactacgggaccctcctgggcagcagagcttgtgcccacatggcagcagctgcctgggccagtgcctttctcaatgctctgctgcacacagccaatacattttccctgcccctgtgccatggcaatgccctggaCCAGTTCTTCTGTGACGTGCCCCCAATCCTCAAGGTCTCCTGCTCACACTCTAACTCCCACAGGGAATTTGGATATCTTGTTGTTACTTGCTGTTTAGCACTTtgctgttttgtgttcattgttttctcctatg contains:
- the LOC132085944 gene encoding olfactory receptor 14A16-like: MSNSSSIRHFLLLALADTRQLQLLHFCLLLGISLAALLGNGLIISAVACGHHLHTPMFFFLLNLALSDLGFICTTVPKAMHNSLWDTRNISYIGCAAQLFFFMFFISADLFLLTIMCYDRYVSICKPLHYGTLLGSRACAHMAAAAWASAFLNALLHTANTFSLPLCHGNALDQFFCDVPPILKVSCSHSNSHREFGYLVVTCCLALCCFVFIVFSYVQIFRAVLSIPSEQGRHNAFSTCLPHLAVVSVFISTAIFAYMKPSSMSSPSLDLALSVLYSVVPAALNPLIYSLRNQELKAAVRRLMTGGFQRH